Proteins encoded by one window of Sus scrofa isolate TJ Tabasco breed Duroc chromosome 12, Sscrofa11.1, whole genome shotgun sequence:
- the GAST gene encoding gastrin precursor (The RefSeq protein has 1 substitution compared to this genomic sequence), whose protein sequence is MQRLCAYVLIHVLALAACSEASWKPGFQLQDASSGPGANRGKEPHELDRLGPASHHRRQLGLQGPPHLVADLAKKQGPWMEEEEEAYGWMDFGRRSAEEGDQRP, encoded by the exons ATGCAGCGACTCTGCGCCTATGTCCTGATCCTGGTGCTGGCTCTGGCCGCCTGCTCTGAAGCTTCTTGGAAGCCTGGCTTCCAGCTGCAAGATGCGTCCTCAGGACCAGGAGCCAACAGGGGCAAAGAGCCACATGAGCTGGATCGGCTTGGCCCAGCCTCTCACCACCGAAGGCAGCTGGGGCTCCAGGGGCCCCCTCACCTGGTGGCAG ACCTGGCCAAGAAGCAGGGGCCatggatggaggaggaagaagaagcatATGGATGGATGGACTTCGGCCGCCGCAGTGCTGAGGAAGGAGACCAGCGTCCCTAG
- the EIF1 gene encoding eukaryotic translation initiation factor 1, whose protein sequence is MSAIQNLHSFDPFADASKGDDLLPAGTEDYIHIRIQQRNGRKTLTTVQGIADDYDKKKLVKAFKKKFACNGTVIEHPEYGEVIQLQGDQRKNICQFLVEIGLAKDDQLKVHGF, encoded by the exons ATGTCCGCTATCCAGAACCTCCACTCTTTCG ACCCCTTTGCTGATGCAAGTAAGGGTGAtgatctgcttcctgctggcacTGAGGATTATATCCATATAAGAATTCAACAGAGAAACGGCAGGAAGACCCTTACTACTGTCCAAGGGATCGCTGATGATTACGATAAAAAGAAACTAGTGAAGGCGTTTAAGAAG AAATTTGCCTGCAATGGCACTGTAATTGAGCATCCAGAATATGGAGAAGTAATTCAGCTACAGGGTGACCAGCGCAAGAACATATGCCAGTTCCTTGTAGAG ATTGGACTGGCTAAGGACGACCAGCTGAAGGTTCATGGGTTTTAA